From a single Dendropsophus ebraccatus isolate aDenEbr1 chromosome 8, aDenEbr1.pat, whole genome shotgun sequence genomic region:
- the LOC138800095 gene encoding nucleolar protein 58-like codes for MRGKWSTRKKREERKRKREKREDSRERERKKEKRKERWKREKEEEKTGKREEKGKIEEKREESVEDGREDRGEEERIERKEEQRAERGRERKMEKREERGKEEKRKGKDRKVEKRKERKKRRQK; via the coding sequence ATGAGAGGAAAGTGGAGTAcaagaaagaaaagagaagagaggaaacgcaagagagagaaaagagaagacagcagagagagagagaggaaaaaggAGAAGAGAAAGGAAAGATGGAAGAGAgaaaaagaggaggaaaaaacaggaaagagagaggagaAAGGGAAGATAGAGGAGAAAAGAGAGGAAAGTGTAGAAGATGGAAGAGAGGAtagaggagaagaagagaggataGAGAGGAAAGAAGAGCAGAGAGcagaaagaggaagagagaggaaaatggagaagagagaggaaagagggaaggaagagaaaagaaaaggaaaagacaGGAaagtggagaagagaaaagagagaaagaagagaagacAAAAGTGA